One window of Myxocyprinus asiaticus isolate MX2 ecotype Aquarium Trade chromosome 6, UBuf_Myxa_2, whole genome shotgun sequence genomic DNA carries:
- the LOC127442855 gene encoding NACHT, LRR and PYD domains-containing protein 3-like isoform X4, with protein MVSSEVNINSSFAGINQHFKCVMASRKRLLRESDTKTMKSLSHGESPESSCVSMKSDASMNHPLKFSSGGCCADVSNKTDGSHSFKQKHIDSVFQELQHKIISLMKKELKNFKRLLSPDSPACSEREEEEDEDQSSVREGLLKITLDVLRKMNQTDLANTLQTKVSPFCVKKHKSRLKEEFQRINEGMSNQGSSTLLNEIYTELYITEGGSGEVNNEHEVRQIETSSRRPETHETPIKCNDIFKALPGQIKPIRTVLTKGVAGIGKTVSVQKFILDWAEGKANQDVHFIFPLPFRELNLMKQKNISLMELLNQFFTNTKELKSTDFNKYKVVFIFDGLDECRLPLDFQNNDILSDVTESASVDVLLTNIIKGNLLPSTLIWITSRPAAANQIPPECVDQLTDVRGFNDRQKDEYFRKRINDESLANRIITHMKSSRSLYIMCHIPVFCWISATVLKRMLCEADSPEIPKTLTQMFTHFLIFQTKLKTHKYDGKCEVDLQHARKSILSLGKLAFQQLEKRNLIFYEEDLRECGIDVREASVYSGVCTQIFREEVGLYLEKVFSFVHLSIQEFLAAFFKFLNNKSRMSDFLKSEVDKALQSENGHLDLFLRFLLGLSLESNQTILRDLLTQTGSSSDSKQEIVEYIKMKIRENPSPEKSINLFHCLNELNDHSLVQEVQTYLNRRDDKTHSLYSGIDLSRRNGVSLSPAQWSALVFVLLNSEEKLDEFNLREYGPSDECLLRLLPVIKASRKADLCWCKLTEESCSALASVLSSNSSSLRELNLTLNKLLDSGVKLLSAGLKNTNCNLEKLNLCGCKLTEESCSALASVLSSNSSSLRELDLTGNELQDSGVKLLSDGLKNTNCKLEKLNLSLCNLTEESCSALASVLRSNSSSLRELDLNENELQDSGVKLLSAGLKNTNCDLEKLNLWNCNLTEESCSALVSVLSSNSSSLRELDLSYNKLQDSGVKLLSDGLKNTNCNLEKLDLCGCNLTEESCSALASVLSSNSSSLRELDLTGNELQDSGVKLLSAGLKNTNCKLEKLDLCGCNLTEESCSALASVLSSNSSSLRELNLRDNKLQDSGVKLLSDGLKNTNCKLEKLDLCWCNLTEESCSALASVLSSNSSSLRELDLTGNKLQDSGVKPLSDLLEDSHCKLKTLHINPQRIPGVIANVG; from the exons ATGGTCAGTAGTGAAGTGAACATCAACAG ttCTTTTGCAGgtataaatcaacattttaaatgtgtcatGGCCTCCAGGAAGAGGCTCTTGAGAGAAAGTGACACAAAGACAATGAAAAG ttTGAGTCATGGAGAATCTCCTGAATCCAGCTGTGTGTCCATGAAGAGTGATGCATCAATGAATCATCCACTTAAATTCAGTTCAGGAGGTTGTTGTGCTGATGTGAG TAACAAAACGGATGGATCACATTCCTTCAAACAGAAGCACATTGATTCTGTTTTCcag GAACTTCAGCACAAAATCATCTCTCTGATGAAGAAAGAGCTGAAGAACTTCAAGAGACTACTGAGCCCAGATTCCCCAGCATGCtctgagagagaggaggaggaggatgaagatcAGAGCAGTGTCAGAGAGGGGCTTCTGAAGATCACACTGGACGTCCTGAGGAAGATGAATCAGACAGACCTCGCTAACACTCTACAGACCA AAGTTTctcctttttgtgtgaaaaaaCACAAATCCAGACTAAAGGAGGAATTCCAGAGAATTAATGAAGGAATGTCAAATCAAGGAAGCTCAACACTTCTGAATGAGATCTACACAGAGCTGTACATCACAGAGGGAGGGAGTGGAGAGGTCAATAATGAACATGAGGTGAGACAGATTGAGACATCATCCAGGAGACCAGAGACACATGAAACACCAATCAAATGCAATGACATCTTTAAAGCCTTACCTGGACAAATCAAGCCCATCAGAACTGTGCTGACTAAAGGAGTTGCAGGAATTGGAAAAACAGTCTCTGTGCAGAAGTTCATTCTGGACTGGGCTGAAGGAAAAGCAAATCAGGATGTTCACTTTATATTTCCACTtcctttcagagagctcaattTGATGAAGCAGAAAAATATCAGTCTGATGGAACTTCTTAATCAGTTTTTCACAAATACAAAAGAACTGAAATCAACAGACTTTAATAAATACAAAGTTGTGTTTATCTTTGATGGTCTGGATGAATGTCGACTTCCTCTAGATTTCCAGAACAATGATATTCTCTCTGATGTAACAGAATCAGCCTCAGTGGATGTGCTGCTGACCAACATCATCAAGGGGAATCTGCTTCCTTCTACTCTGATCTGGATCACCTCTCgaccagcagcagccaatcagattcCTCCTGAGTGTGTTGACCAGCTCACAGATGTACGAGGGTTCAATGACCGTCAGAAGGATGAGTATTTCAGGAagagaataaatgatgaaagtttGGCCAATAGAATCATCACACACATGAAATCATCAAGAAGCCTGTACATCATGTGTCACATACCAGTCTTCTGCTGGATTTCAGCCACTGTTCTTAAGAGAATGTTGTGTGAAGCAGATAGTCCAGAGATCCCCAAAACTCTCACTCAAATGTTCACACACTTCCTGATCTTTCAGACCAAACTGAAGACACACAAGTATGATGGGAAATGTGAGGTGGATCTTCAGCATGCTAGAAAGAGTATTCTGTCACTGGGAAAGCTGGCTTTTCAACAGCTGGAAAAAAGGAACCTGATCTTCTATGAGGAGGACCTGAGAGAGTGTGGCATTGATGTCAGAGAAGCATCAGTGTACTCAGGAGTTTGTACCCAAATCTTCAGAGAAGAGGTTGGACTGTACCTGGAGAAGGTGTTCAGCTTTGTGCATCTGAGCATTCAGGAGTTTCTCGCTGCTTTTTTCAAGTTTCTGAACAACAAGTCAAGAATGAGTGATTTCCTGAAGAGTGAAGTGGACAAGGCCTTACAGAGTGAGAACGGACACCTGGACCTTTTCCTCCGATTCCTTCTGGGTCTCTCACTGGAGTCCAATCAGACAATCTTACGAGACCTACTAACACAGACAGGAAGCAGCTCTGACAGCAAACAGGAAATAGTTGAGTACATTAAGATGAAGATCAGGGAGAATCCCTCTCCAGAGAAATCCATCAATTTGTTTCACTGTCTGAATGAACTGAATGATCATTCTCTAGTGCAGGAAGTACAAACATACCTGAACAGAAGAGACGACAAAACTCATAGCCTATACTCTGGAATAGATTTAAGTCGTCGCAATGGAGTCAGTCTCTCCCCTGCTCAGTGGTCAGCTCTGGTGTTTGTGTTGCTGAACTCAGAAGAGAAGCTGGATGAGTTTAATCTGAGGGAATATGGTCCATCAGATGAATGTCTTTTGAGGCTGCTGCCAGTGATCAAAGCATCCAGGAAAGCTGA TCTGTGTTGGTGTAAACTGACAGAGGAAAGTTGTTCAGCACTGGCCTCAGTTCTCAGTTCAAACTCCTCAAGTCTGAGAGAACTGAACCTGACTCTCAATAAACTGCTggattcaggagtgaagctgctctctgctGGACTGAAGAATACAAACTGTAATCTGGAGAAACTAAA TCTGTGTGGCTGTAAACTGACAGAGGAAAGTTGTTCAGCACTGGCCTCAGTTCTCAGTTCAAACTCTTCAAGTCTGAGAGAACTGGACCTGACTGGCAATGAACTGcaggattcaggagtgaagctgctctctgatggACTGAAGAATACAAACTGTAAACTGGAGAAACTAAA TCTCAGTCTCTGTAATCTGACAGAGGAAAGTTGTTCAGCACTGGCCTCAGTTCTCAGATCAAACTCCTCAAGTCTGAGAGAACTGGACCTGAATGAAAATGAACTGcaggattcaggagtgaagctgctctctgctGGACTGAAGAATACAAACTGTGATCTGGAGAAACTAAA TCTGTGGAACTGTAATCTGACAGAGGAAAGTTGTTCAGCACTGGTCTCAGTTCTCAGTTCAAACTCTTCAAGTCTGAGAGAACTGGACCTGAGTTACAATAAACTGcaggattcaggagtgaagctgctctctgatggACTGAAGAATACAAACTGTAATCTGGAGAAACTAGA TCTGTGTGGCTGTAATCTGACAGAGGAAAGTTGTTCAGCACTGGCCTCAGTTCTCAGTTCAAACTCTTCAAGTCTGAGAGAACTGGACCTGACTGGCAATGAACTGcaggattcaggagtgaagctgctctctgctGGACTGAAGAATACAAACTGTAAACTGGAGAAACTAGA CCTGTGTGGCTGTAATCTGACAGAGGAAAGTTGTTCAGCACTGGCCTCAGTTCTCAGTTCAAACTCTTCAAGTCTGAGAGAACTGAACCTGAGAGACAATAAACTGcaggattcaggagtgaagctgctctctgatggACTGAAGAATACAAACTGTAAACTGGAGAAACTAGA
- the LOC127442855 gene encoding NACHT, LRR and PYD domains-containing protein 3-like isoform X2: MVSSEVNINSSFAGINQHFKCVMASRKRLLRESDTKTMKSLSHGESPESSCVSMKSDASMNHPLKFSSGGCCADVSNKTDGSHSFKQKHIDSVFQELQHKIISLMKKELKNFKRLLSPDSPACSEREEEEDEDQSSVREGLLKITLDVLRKMNQTDLANTLQTKVSPFCVKKHKSRLKEEFQRINEGMSNQGSSTLLNEIYTELYITEGGSGEVNNEHEVRQIETSSRRPETHETPIKCNDIFKALPGQIKPIRTVLTKGVAGIGKTVSVQKFILDWAEGKANQDVHFIFPLPFRELNLMKQKNISLMELLNQFFTNTKELKSTDFNKYKVVFIFDGLDECRLPLDFQNNDILSDVTESASVDVLLTNIIKGNLLPSTLIWITSRPAAANQIPPECVDQLTDVRGFNDRQKDEYFRKRINDESLANRIITHMKSSRSLYIMCHIPVFCWISATVLKRMLCEADSPEIPKTLTQMFTHFLIFQTKLKTHKYDGKCEVDLQHARKSILSLGKLAFQQLEKRNLIFYEEDLRECGIDVREASVYSGVCTQIFREEVGLYLEKVFSFVHLSIQEFLAAFFKFLNNKSRMSDFLKSEVDKALQSENGHLDLFLRFLLGLSLESNQTILRDLLTQTGSSSDSKQEIVEYIKMKIRENPSPEKSINLFHCLNELNDHSLVQEVQTYLNRRDDKTHSLYSGIDLSRRNGVSLSPAQWSALVFVLLNSEEKLDEFNLREYGPSDECLLRLLPVIKASRKADLCWCKLTEESCSALASVLSSNSSSLRELNLTLNKLLDSGVKLLSAGLKNTNCNLEKLNLCGCKLTEESCSALASVLSSNSSSLRELDLTGNELQDSGVKLLSDGLKNTNCKLEKLNLSLCNLTEESCSALASVLRSNSSSLRELDLNENELQDSGVKLLSAGLKNTNCDLEKLNLWNCNLTEESCSALVSVLSSNSSSLRELDLSYNKLQDSGVKLLSDGLKNTNCNLEKLDLCGCNLTEESCSALASVLSSNSSSLRELDLTGNELQDSGVKLLSAGLKNTNCKLEKLDLCGCNLTEESCSALASVLSSNSSSLRELNLRDNKLQDSGVKLLSDGLKNTNCKLEKLDLWNCNLTEESCSALASVLSSNSSSLRELNLNENELQDSGVKLLSAGLKNTNCNLEKLNLCWCNLTEESCSALASVLSSNSSSLRELDLTGNKLQDSGVKPLSDLLEDSHCKLKTLQ; encoded by the exons ATGGTCAGTAGTGAAGTGAACATCAACAG ttCTTTTGCAGgtataaatcaacattttaaatgtgtcatGGCCTCCAGGAAGAGGCTCTTGAGAGAAAGTGACACAAAGACAATGAAAAG ttTGAGTCATGGAGAATCTCCTGAATCCAGCTGTGTGTCCATGAAGAGTGATGCATCAATGAATCATCCACTTAAATTCAGTTCAGGAGGTTGTTGTGCTGATGTGAG TAACAAAACGGATGGATCACATTCCTTCAAACAGAAGCACATTGATTCTGTTTTCcag GAACTTCAGCACAAAATCATCTCTCTGATGAAGAAAGAGCTGAAGAACTTCAAGAGACTACTGAGCCCAGATTCCCCAGCATGCtctgagagagaggaggaggaggatgaagatcAGAGCAGTGTCAGAGAGGGGCTTCTGAAGATCACACTGGACGTCCTGAGGAAGATGAATCAGACAGACCTCGCTAACACTCTACAGACCA AAGTTTctcctttttgtgtgaaaaaaCACAAATCCAGACTAAAGGAGGAATTCCAGAGAATTAATGAAGGAATGTCAAATCAAGGAAGCTCAACACTTCTGAATGAGATCTACACAGAGCTGTACATCACAGAGGGAGGGAGTGGAGAGGTCAATAATGAACATGAGGTGAGACAGATTGAGACATCATCCAGGAGACCAGAGACACATGAAACACCAATCAAATGCAATGACATCTTTAAAGCCTTACCTGGACAAATCAAGCCCATCAGAACTGTGCTGACTAAAGGAGTTGCAGGAATTGGAAAAACAGTCTCTGTGCAGAAGTTCATTCTGGACTGGGCTGAAGGAAAAGCAAATCAGGATGTTCACTTTATATTTCCACTtcctttcagagagctcaattTGATGAAGCAGAAAAATATCAGTCTGATGGAACTTCTTAATCAGTTTTTCACAAATACAAAAGAACTGAAATCAACAGACTTTAATAAATACAAAGTTGTGTTTATCTTTGATGGTCTGGATGAATGTCGACTTCCTCTAGATTTCCAGAACAATGATATTCTCTCTGATGTAACAGAATCAGCCTCAGTGGATGTGCTGCTGACCAACATCATCAAGGGGAATCTGCTTCCTTCTACTCTGATCTGGATCACCTCTCgaccagcagcagccaatcagattcCTCCTGAGTGTGTTGACCAGCTCACAGATGTACGAGGGTTCAATGACCGTCAGAAGGATGAGTATTTCAGGAagagaataaatgatgaaagtttGGCCAATAGAATCATCACACACATGAAATCATCAAGAAGCCTGTACATCATGTGTCACATACCAGTCTTCTGCTGGATTTCAGCCACTGTTCTTAAGAGAATGTTGTGTGAAGCAGATAGTCCAGAGATCCCCAAAACTCTCACTCAAATGTTCACACACTTCCTGATCTTTCAGACCAAACTGAAGACACACAAGTATGATGGGAAATGTGAGGTGGATCTTCAGCATGCTAGAAAGAGTATTCTGTCACTGGGAAAGCTGGCTTTTCAACAGCTGGAAAAAAGGAACCTGATCTTCTATGAGGAGGACCTGAGAGAGTGTGGCATTGATGTCAGAGAAGCATCAGTGTACTCAGGAGTTTGTACCCAAATCTTCAGAGAAGAGGTTGGACTGTACCTGGAGAAGGTGTTCAGCTTTGTGCATCTGAGCATTCAGGAGTTTCTCGCTGCTTTTTTCAAGTTTCTGAACAACAAGTCAAGAATGAGTGATTTCCTGAAGAGTGAAGTGGACAAGGCCTTACAGAGTGAGAACGGACACCTGGACCTTTTCCTCCGATTCCTTCTGGGTCTCTCACTGGAGTCCAATCAGACAATCTTACGAGACCTACTAACACAGACAGGAAGCAGCTCTGACAGCAAACAGGAAATAGTTGAGTACATTAAGATGAAGATCAGGGAGAATCCCTCTCCAGAGAAATCCATCAATTTGTTTCACTGTCTGAATGAACTGAATGATCATTCTCTAGTGCAGGAAGTACAAACATACCTGAACAGAAGAGACGACAAAACTCATAGCCTATACTCTGGAATAGATTTAAGTCGTCGCAATGGAGTCAGTCTCTCCCCTGCTCAGTGGTCAGCTCTGGTGTTTGTGTTGCTGAACTCAGAAGAGAAGCTGGATGAGTTTAATCTGAGGGAATATGGTCCATCAGATGAATGTCTTTTGAGGCTGCTGCCAGTGATCAAAGCATCCAGGAAAGCTGA TCTGTGTTGGTGTAAACTGACAGAGGAAAGTTGTTCAGCACTGGCCTCAGTTCTCAGTTCAAACTCCTCAAGTCTGAGAGAACTGAACCTGACTCTCAATAAACTGCTggattcaggagtgaagctgctctctgctGGACTGAAGAATACAAACTGTAATCTGGAGAAACTAAA TCTGTGTGGCTGTAAACTGACAGAGGAAAGTTGTTCAGCACTGGCCTCAGTTCTCAGTTCAAACTCTTCAAGTCTGAGAGAACTGGACCTGACTGGCAATGAACTGcaggattcaggagtgaagctgctctctgatggACTGAAGAATACAAACTGTAAACTGGAGAAACTAAA TCTCAGTCTCTGTAATCTGACAGAGGAAAGTTGTTCAGCACTGGCCTCAGTTCTCAGATCAAACTCCTCAAGTCTGAGAGAACTGGACCTGAATGAAAATGAACTGcaggattcaggagtgaagctgctctctgctGGACTGAAGAATACAAACTGTGATCTGGAGAAACTAAA TCTGTGGAACTGTAATCTGACAGAGGAAAGTTGTTCAGCACTGGTCTCAGTTCTCAGTTCAAACTCTTCAAGTCTGAGAGAACTGGACCTGAGTTACAATAAACTGcaggattcaggagtgaagctgctctctgatggACTGAAGAATACAAACTGTAATCTGGAGAAACTAGA TCTGTGTGGCTGTAATCTGACAGAGGAAAGTTGTTCAGCACTGGCCTCAGTTCTCAGTTCAAACTCTTCAAGTCTGAGAGAACTGGACCTGACTGGCAATGAACTGcaggattcaggagtgaagctgctctctgctGGACTGAAGAATACAAACTGTAAACTGGAGAAACTAGA CCTGTGTGGCTGTAATCTGACAGAGGAAAGTTGTTCAGCACTGGCCTCAGTTCTCAGTTCAAACTCTTCAAGTCTGAGAGAACTGAACCTGAGAGACAATAAACTGcaggattcaggagtgaagctgctctctgatggACTGAAGAATACAAACTGTAAACTGGAGAAACTAGA
- the LOC127442855 gene encoding NACHT, LRR and PYD domains-containing protein 3-like isoform X10 → MVSSEVNINSSFAGINQHFKCVMASRKRLLRESDTKTMKSLSHGESPESSCVSMKSDASMNHPLKFSSGGCCADVSNKTDGSHSFKQKHIDSVFQELQHKIISLMKKELKNFKRLLSPDSPACSEREEEEDEDQSSVREGLLKITLDVLRKMNQTDLANTLQTKVSPFCVKKHKSRLKEEFQRINEGMSNQGSSTLLNEIYTELYITEGGSGEVNNEHEVRQIETSSRRPETHETPIKCNDIFKALPGQIKPIRTVLTKGVAGIGKTVSVQKFILDWAEGKANQDVHFIFPLPFRELNLMKQKNISLMELLNQFFTNTKELKSTDFNKYKVVFIFDGLDECRLPLDFQNNDILSDVTESASVDVLLTNIIKGNLLPSTLIWITSRPAAANQIPPECVDQLTDVRGFNDRQKDEYFRKRINDESLANRIITHMKSSRSLYIMCHIPVFCWISATVLKRMLCEADSPEIPKTLTQMFTHFLIFQTKLKTHKYDGKCEVDLQHARKSILSLGKLAFQQLEKRNLIFYEEDLRECGIDVREASVYSGVCTQIFREEVGLYLEKVFSFVHLSIQEFLAAFFKFLNNKSRMSDFLKSEVDKALQSENGHLDLFLRFLLGLSLESNQTILRDLLTQTGSSSDSKQEIVEYIKMKIRENPSPEKSINLFHCLNELNDHSLVQEVQTYLNRRDDKTHSLYSGIDLSRRNGVSLSPAQWSALVFVLLNSEEKLDEFNLREYGPSDECLLRLLPVIKASRKADLCWCKLTEESCSALASVLSSNSSSLRELNLTLNKLLDSGVKLLSAGLKNTNCNLEKLNLCGCKLTEESCSALASVLSSNSSSLRELDLTGNELQDSGVKLLSDGLKNTNCKLEKLNLSLCNLTEESCSALASVLRSNSSSLRELDLNENELQDSGVKLLSAGLKNTNCDLEKLNLCGCNLTEESCSALASVLSSNSSSLRELDLTGNELQDSGVKLLSAGLKNTNCKLEKLDLCGCNLTEESCSALASVLSSNSSSLRELNLRDNKLQDSGVKLLSDGLKNTNCKLEKLDLCWCNLTEESCSALASVLSSNSSSLRELDLTGNKLQDSGVKPLSDLLEDSHCKLKTLHINPQRIPGVIANVG, encoded by the exons ATGGTCAGTAGTGAAGTGAACATCAACAG ttCTTTTGCAGgtataaatcaacattttaaatgtgtcatGGCCTCCAGGAAGAGGCTCTTGAGAGAAAGTGACACAAAGACAATGAAAAG ttTGAGTCATGGAGAATCTCCTGAATCCAGCTGTGTGTCCATGAAGAGTGATGCATCAATGAATCATCCACTTAAATTCAGTTCAGGAGGTTGTTGTGCTGATGTGAG TAACAAAACGGATGGATCACATTCCTTCAAACAGAAGCACATTGATTCTGTTTTCcag GAACTTCAGCACAAAATCATCTCTCTGATGAAGAAAGAGCTGAAGAACTTCAAGAGACTACTGAGCCCAGATTCCCCAGCATGCtctgagagagaggaggaggaggatgaagatcAGAGCAGTGTCAGAGAGGGGCTTCTGAAGATCACACTGGACGTCCTGAGGAAGATGAATCAGACAGACCTCGCTAACACTCTACAGACCA AAGTTTctcctttttgtgtgaaaaaaCACAAATCCAGACTAAAGGAGGAATTCCAGAGAATTAATGAAGGAATGTCAAATCAAGGAAGCTCAACACTTCTGAATGAGATCTACACAGAGCTGTACATCACAGAGGGAGGGAGTGGAGAGGTCAATAATGAACATGAGGTGAGACAGATTGAGACATCATCCAGGAGACCAGAGACACATGAAACACCAATCAAATGCAATGACATCTTTAAAGCCTTACCTGGACAAATCAAGCCCATCAGAACTGTGCTGACTAAAGGAGTTGCAGGAATTGGAAAAACAGTCTCTGTGCAGAAGTTCATTCTGGACTGGGCTGAAGGAAAAGCAAATCAGGATGTTCACTTTATATTTCCACTtcctttcagagagctcaattTGATGAAGCAGAAAAATATCAGTCTGATGGAACTTCTTAATCAGTTTTTCACAAATACAAAAGAACTGAAATCAACAGACTTTAATAAATACAAAGTTGTGTTTATCTTTGATGGTCTGGATGAATGTCGACTTCCTCTAGATTTCCAGAACAATGATATTCTCTCTGATGTAACAGAATCAGCCTCAGTGGATGTGCTGCTGACCAACATCATCAAGGGGAATCTGCTTCCTTCTACTCTGATCTGGATCACCTCTCgaccagcagcagccaatcagattcCTCCTGAGTGTGTTGACCAGCTCACAGATGTACGAGGGTTCAATGACCGTCAGAAGGATGAGTATTTCAGGAagagaataaatgatgaaagtttGGCCAATAGAATCATCACACACATGAAATCATCAAGAAGCCTGTACATCATGTGTCACATACCAGTCTTCTGCTGGATTTCAGCCACTGTTCTTAAGAGAATGTTGTGTGAAGCAGATAGTCCAGAGATCCCCAAAACTCTCACTCAAATGTTCACACACTTCCTGATCTTTCAGACCAAACTGAAGACACACAAGTATGATGGGAAATGTGAGGTGGATCTTCAGCATGCTAGAAAGAGTATTCTGTCACTGGGAAAGCTGGCTTTTCAACAGCTGGAAAAAAGGAACCTGATCTTCTATGAGGAGGACCTGAGAGAGTGTGGCATTGATGTCAGAGAAGCATCAGTGTACTCAGGAGTTTGTACCCAAATCTTCAGAGAAGAGGTTGGACTGTACCTGGAGAAGGTGTTCAGCTTTGTGCATCTGAGCATTCAGGAGTTTCTCGCTGCTTTTTTCAAGTTTCTGAACAACAAGTCAAGAATGAGTGATTTCCTGAAGAGTGAAGTGGACAAGGCCTTACAGAGTGAGAACGGACACCTGGACCTTTTCCTCCGATTCCTTCTGGGTCTCTCACTGGAGTCCAATCAGACAATCTTACGAGACCTACTAACACAGACAGGAAGCAGCTCTGACAGCAAACAGGAAATAGTTGAGTACATTAAGATGAAGATCAGGGAGAATCCCTCTCCAGAGAAATCCATCAATTTGTTTCACTGTCTGAATGAACTGAATGATCATTCTCTAGTGCAGGAAGTACAAACATACCTGAACAGAAGAGACGACAAAACTCATAGCCTATACTCTGGAATAGATTTAAGTCGTCGCAATGGAGTCAGTCTCTCCCCTGCTCAGTGGTCAGCTCTGGTGTTTGTGTTGCTGAACTCAGAAGAGAAGCTGGATGAGTTTAATCTGAGGGAATATGGTCCATCAGATGAATGTCTTTTGAGGCTGCTGCCAGTGATCAAAGCATCCAGGAAAGCTGA TCTGTGTTGGTGTAAACTGACAGAGGAAAGTTGTTCAGCACTGGCCTCAGTTCTCAGTTCAAACTCCTCAAGTCTGAGAGAACTGAACCTGACTCTCAATAAACTGCTggattcaggagtgaagctgctctctgctGGACTGAAGAATACAAACTGTAATCTGGAGAAACTAAA TCTGTGTGGCTGTAAACTGACAGAGGAAAGTTGTTCAGCACTGGCCTCAGTTCTCAGTTCAAACTCTTCAAGTCTGAGAGAACTGGACCTGACTGGCAATGAACTGcaggattcaggagtgaagctgctctctgatggACTGAAGAATACAAACTGTAAACTGGAGAAACTAAA TCTCAGTCTCTGTAATCTGACAGAGGAAAGTTGTTCAGCACTGGCCTCAGTTCTCAGATCAAACTCCTCAAGTCTGAGAGAACTGGACCTGAATGAAAATGAACTGcaggattcaggagtgaagctgctctctgctGGACTGAAGAATACAAACTGTGATCTGGAGAAACTAAA TCTGTGTGGCTGTAATCTGACAGAGGAAAGTTGTTCAGCACTGGCCTCAGTTCTCAGTTCAAACTCTTCAAGTCTGAGAGAACTGGACCTGACTGGCAATGAACTGcaggattcaggagtgaagctgctctctgctGGACTGAAGAATACAAACTGTAAACTGGAGAAACTAGA CCTGTGTGGCTGTAATCTGACAGAGGAAAGTTGTTCAGCACTGGCCTCAGTTCTCAGTTCAAACTCTTCAAGTCTGAGAGAACTGAACCTGAGAGACAATAAACTGcaggattcaggagtgaagctgctctctgatggACTGAAGAATACAAACTGTAAACTGGAGAAACTAGA